From a single Nicotiana tabacum cultivar K326 chromosome 8, ASM71507v2, whole genome shotgun sequence genomic region:
- the LOC107778337 gene encoding uncharacterized protein LOC107778337, translating into MKVTEMGILRWMCGHTRLDRIRNEVIRDKMDVISVEDKMREVRLRWFGHVKRRGTNAPVRRCARLALRANREVGAKPKKYWGETIRQDMALLRLTEDMIRNRKGKKVHTYKREAISNPINSRTDPASSN; encoded by the exons ATGAAGGTGACTGAGATGGggatattgagatggatgtgcggacaTACCAGGTTAGACAGAATTAGAAATGAAGTTATCAGGGACAAAATGGATGTGATCTcagtggaggacaagatgcgggaggtGAGGTTaagatggtttgggcatgtgaagaggagaggtACAAATgctccagtgaggaggtgtgCGAGGTTGGCCTTGAGGGCCAACAGAGAGGTAGGGGCAAAGCCaaaaaagtattggggagagacGATTAGGCAAGATATGGCGTTACTCCGACTTACTGAGGACATGATCAGgaataggaag GGAAAAAAAGTACATACATACAAAAGAGAAGCCATTTCCAATCCCATTAACTCGAGGACAGATCCTGCTTCATCTAATTGA
- the LOC107769334 gene encoding interactor of constitutive active ROPs 4-like, giving the protein MPRSRGSDMAQRQSPRGPLQLRTSSSDSDQRTPKLGNHRSPRGAQSDPLNQRKLGTRIADLDCQLGKAQEELKNLKQQLTSVEAAKKATQEQLEKKTKKPTIPQPEEIQEPTETDVFEVPVENVKVKPQNVEICNPINEDELKITALSYEEMDLKNEEISLLKAKLEEKEKEIQVFCQENESLKKELNDKTLEISSTKAKAEEMNLKFDQVIQELETTKSNAFEINEKLEESEKAKEELESEMKKLRVQTEQWRKAADAAAAVLAGEVEMNGRRLSQRCGSMDYKRYGNVFEPEVGGYGSYMGYPGLYDDSDEGLGHVKRKGSGIKMFGDMWRKKSQK; this is encoded by the exons ATGCCAAGATCAAG GGGATCAGATATGGCTCAAAGGCAATCACCTAGAGGTCCTTTACAACTCAGAACATCAAGCTCTGATTCTGATCAGAGAACTCCTAAATTGGGAAATCATCGATCGCCACGAGGCGCTCAATCTGATCCACTAAATCAAAGGAAACTTGGTACCAGAATTGCAGATTTGGACTGTCAACTTGGGAAAGCACAAGAAGAGCTCAAAAATCTCAAGCAGCAGTTAACTTCAGTTGAAGCAGCAAagaaagcaactcaagaacagcTTGAGAAAAAAACCAAGAAACCTACTATCCCACAACCAGAGGAAATCCAAGAACCAACAGAAACTGATGTTTTTGAAGTTCCAGTTGAGAATGTTAAAGTGAAACCACAAAATGTTGAGATTTGCAACCCCATTAATGAAGATGAGCTAAAGATCACAGCTTTATCATATGAGGAGATGGATTTGAAGAATGAAGAAATAAGCTTGTTGAAAGCCAAGTTGgaggagaaagaaaaagagattcAAGTGTTTTGTCAAGAAAATGAGAGCCTGAAAAAAGAGCTGAATGATAAGACACTGGAAATTTCATCCACTAAAGCTAAAGCAGAGGAAATGAATCTCAAGTTTGACCAAGTAATTCAAGAACTTGAAACAACTAAGAGTAATGCTTTTGAGATAAATGAGAAACTTGAAGAAAGCGAAAAGGCGAAGGAGGAATTAGAGAGTGAAATGAAGAAACTGAGAGTACAAACAGAACAATGGAGGAAAGCTGCAGATGCTGCAGCAGCTGTGCTGGCTGGAGAAGTGGAGATGAATGGGAGAAGGCTTTCTCAGAGGTGTGGATCAATGGATTATAAGCGCTACGGTAATGTATTCGAACCAGAAGTTGGAGGATATGGTAGTTACATGGGTTACCCAGGGTTATATGATGACTCTGATGAAGGTTTAGGGCATGTGAAGAGGAAAGGTTCTGGTATTAAGATGTTTGGCGATATGTGGAGGAAGAAGAGCCAGAAATAA